A genomic region of Nymphaea colorata isolate Beijing-Zhang1983 chromosome 2, ASM883128v2, whole genome shotgun sequence contains the following coding sequences:
- the LOC116248142 gene encoding homocysteine S-methyltransferase 2-like, whose product MALSGGEFSLRIEDFLQQAGGCAVIDGGLATELERHGADLNDPLWSAKCLISSPHLIRQVHLDYLEAGADVLITASYQATIQGFESKGLSKVEAEALLEKSVQIACEARDEFMRRCISGVYEANGNQHTPKPHHILVAASVGSYGAYLADGSEYSGQYGDSITLEVLKDFHRRRVQVLANSGADLIAFETIPNKIEAQAYVELLEEGDVKIPAWLSFNSKDGVNVVSGDSLAECISIGDSCQKVVAVGINCTPPRFIHDLIISVEKVTKKPVLIYPNSGEMYDPEKKQWVESTGVSDDDFVPYVCNWREAGASLIGGCCRTTPNTIRAICRALNK is encoded by the exons ATGGCTCTCAGTGGCGGTGAATTTTCTTTGAGGATAGAGGATTTTCTTCAACAGGCGGGTGGATGTGCCGTTATTGATGGGGGCCTCGCGACAGAGCTAGAACGCCATGGAGCAGATCTTAATGACCCTCTCTGGAGTGCGAAGTGTCTGATTAGCTCTCCCCATCTCATTCGTCAG GTTCATCTAGACTATCTTGAAGCTGGAGCAGACGTGTTAATCACAGCATCTTATCAG GCTACGATTCAAGGCTTCGAGTCCAAAGGCTTATCGAAGGTGGAAGCTGAAGCATTACTTGAGAAGAGCGTCCAAATAGCATGCGAAGCACGTGATGAATTTATGCGGAGATGTATCTCAGGAGTATATGAAGCAAATGGGAATCAGCATACACCAAAACCGCACCATATCTTAGTTGCAGCCTCTGTAGGAAGCTATGGAGCTTATTTAGCTGATGGTTCTGAATATAG TGGCCAATATGGGGACAGTATTACATTAGAAGTCCTGAAGGATTTTCATAGGAGAAGGGTTCAAGTTCTTGCAAATTCTGGTGCTGATCTAATTGCATTTGAAACTATCCCAAACAAGATTGAAGCTCAG GCTTATGTTGAACTGCTTGAAGAAGGTGATGTAAAAATTCCAGCTTGGTTGTCCTTCAACTCGAAGGATGGTGTAAATGTAGTGAGTGGAGACTCTTTGGCTGAATGTATCTCTATTGGTGATTCATGCCAGAAAGTGGTTGCTGTTGGCATCAATTGTACGCCTCCTAGATTCATTCATGATTTGATTATCTCTGTCGAGAAG GTTACCAAGAAACCTGTTCTTATCTACCCAAACAGTGGGGAGATGTATGATCCAGAGAAAAAGCAATGGGTG gAATCGACTGGGGTATCAGATGATGATTTTGTACCGTATGTGTGTAATTGGCGTGAAGCAGGAGCTTCCCTTATCGGTGGTTGCTGTAGGACGACTCCTAATACAATTAGAGCCATCTGTAGAGCTCTGAACAAGTGA
- the LOC116248280 gene encoding pentatricopeptide repeat-containing protein At3g22670, mitochondrial-like, with translation MLPRIRFLMSSRCFGLQRRIQVDDSVVYRLNLLLVNRFNGFSSWSVSSDLPDWFKYAGDQGANDSNDDFFVLPGDDGKLGGRIGRLRVFGNETDSRTTLQSGLDDYVEKISRVLRRNLDSHEATVRDLDGCGIDISKELVDRVLKRFSNDWKSALSFFRWVGSQRNYSHDADSYNAMVDILGKMKQFDEMWDLVEEMNQQSGFISLVTMSKIMRRYAGVRKWRRAVDAFNEMERFGLKKDTAAMNVLLDTLCKERRVERAREVFLELKSKIQPDAHTFNILIHGWCKAQRLDEAEWTMEEMGRHGFRPCVVSYTSIVEEYCRMKNFQKVDSLLDEMQAKGCPPNVVTYTIVMHALGKAKETDSALQIFERMKRNGCSPDTSFFNSLLYIMGRAGRQEDARRVLDEMINSGNSPNITTYNTLISIACLHSQEEYAIKLLQTMERSSCKPDLQTYAPLLKLFCWRKWMKVLAYLIHDMHEKDISLDLGTYTLLIRGLCGVKKLTHACLFFEEMVLKGHVPKYRTYQLLMEELDKNGMWKKKEIIQQWMAQAEGKKKLGCSRVQGI, from the coding sequence ATGCTTCCTAGAATCAGATTTCTGATGAGTTCTCGATGTTTCGGTTTGCAAAGAAGAATCCAAGTCGATGATAGTGTTGTTTATCGCTTAAATTTATTGTTGGTTAATCGTTTCAATGGGTTCTCTAGCTGGAGTGTATCTTCAGACCTCCCCGATTGGTTCAAATATGCTGGAGATCAAGGCGCCAACGATTCGAATGACGACTTTTTTGTGCTTCCTGGAGACGACGGGAAACTTGGAGGCAGGATTGGTCGTTTGAGGGTTTTTGGCAATGAAACTGATTCCAGAACCACGCTTCAATCGGGTTTGGATGATTATGTGGAGAAGATAAGCAGGGTTCTTCGGCGTAATTTGGATTCTCATGAAGCGACTGTGAGAGATTTGGATGGTTGTGGAATTGATATTTCGAAAGAGTTGGTTGACAGAGTACTCAAAAGATTTAGCAATGATTGGAAATCGGCATTGAGTTTTTTCAGGTGGGTTGGTTCCCAAAGGAATTACAGTCACGACGCAGATTCGTATAATGCAATGGTCGACATACTTGGAAAAATGAAGCAGTTCGATGAAATGTGGGATTTGGTTGAGGAAATGAATCAACAAAGTGGTTTTATCTCTCTGGTAACAATGAGTAAGATTATGAGAAGGTACGCAGGTGTTCGTAAATGGAGGCGCGCAGTGGATGCATTCAATGAGATGGAGCGATTCGGCTTGAAGAAGGATACTGCTGCCATGAATGTGCTGTTAGATACTCTCTGTAAGGAGCGTAGAGTCGAGCGTGCAAGGGAGGTATTTCTAGAGCTTAAGAGTAAGATACAGCCTGATGCTCATACATTCAACATTTTGATTCATGGTTGGTGCAAAGCTCAGCGGCTAGACGAGGCTGAGTGGACTATGGAGGAGATGGGGAGGCATGGTTTTCGTCCATGTGTAGTTTCCTATACTAGTATAGTTGAGGAATATTGCCgcatgaaaaattttcagaagGTTGATTCTCTTCTAGATGAGATGCAAGCTAAAGGCTGCCCTCCAAACGTTGTTACTTACACCATAGTAATGCATGCTTTAGGGAAGGCAAAAGAGACTGACAGTgcccttcaaatatttgaaaggatgaAGAGAAATGGTTGTTCCCCTGATACATCCTTCTTTAACTCTTTGTTATATATTATGGGGAGAGCTGGTAGACAAGAGGATGCAAGACGTGTCCTTGATGAGATGATTAATAGTGGGAATTCACCGAACATAACAACGTATAATACTCTAATTTCAATAGCGTGTTTGCATTCACAAGAAGAATATGCTATTAAACTTTTGCAGACAATGGAGAGGAGCTCCTGCAAGCCTGATCTTCAAACTTATGCTCCATTGCTGAAACTTTTCTGTTGGAGGAAGTGGATGAAAGTCCTTGCATATTTAATTCATGACATGCATGAGAAAGATATAAGCCTTGATCTTGGGACATATACTCTTCTAATACGTGGACTTTGTGGGGTCAAAAAGCTGACGCATGCATGCTTGTTTTTTGAGGAAATGGTACTTAAAGGGCATGTCCCCAAGTATCGTACCTACCAGTTATTGATGGAGGAACTAGACAAAAATGGTatgtggaaaaagaaagaaataattcaGCAATGGATGGCACAAGCAGAAGGTAAAAAGAAACTAGGTTGTTCAAGGGTGCAGGGAATATAA
- the LOC116248281 gene encoding novel plant SNARE 11-like, whose product MDPMSMVSGTLAELDGQITDMFRALANGFQKLEKIKDASRQSRQLEELTGKMRDCKRLIKEFDQGIKEEEGSYDFQTNKMLSEKKQSMIKELNSYVALRKKYSSSLENKRIDLFDGPGSEGPPEDNVILASSLTNQQLIDKGNQMMDETDQAIERSKQVVEQTINVGAETAAALKAQTEQMSRIVNELDSIHFSIKKASQLVKEIGRQVATDRCIMAMLFIIVCGVIAIIVVKIVNPNNKEIRDIPGLAPPVMSRKLLWDN is encoded by the exons ATGGATCCGATGTCGATGGTCAGCGGCACCCTCGCCGAACTCGATGGGCAGATCACCGATATGTTCCGGGCATTGGC GAATGGCTTTCAGAAGCTGGAAAAGATTAAAGATGCTAGTAGGCAGAGTAGACAATTGGAAGAACTGACAGGAAAGATGCGTGACTGTAAGAG GCTTATTAAGGAGTTTGACCAAGGAATTAAGGAAGAAGAGGGTAGTTATGATTTCCAAACAAATAAGATGCTCAGTGAGAAAAAACAGTCAATG ATTAAAGAATTGAATTCCTATGTCGCACTTCGCAAAAA ATATTCAAGTTCCCTTGAGAACAAGAGAATTGACCTGTTTGATGGACCTGGCTCTGAAGGACCTCCTGAGGATAATGTTATACTAGCTTCAT CATTGACAAATCAGCAGTTGATTGACAAAGGAAACCAAATGATGGATGAAACTGATCAAGCTATAGAGAGGTCAAAGCAG GTTGTTGAACAGACAATTAATGTTGGGGCAGAAACAGCAGCAGCTTTGAAGGCACAG ACAGAACAAATGAGTAGAATTGTCAATGAGTTAGACTCTATTCACTTTTCAATCAAGAAGGCTTCCCAACTTGTGAAGGAAATTGGTAGGCAG GTTGCTACTGATCGGTGTATAATGGCTATGCTGTTCATCATTGTCTGTGGTGTGATCGCCATCATCGTTGTAAAG ATTGTGAACCCAAACAACAAAGAGATTCGAGATATCCCAGGCTTGGCACCTCCAGTGATGTCGCGGAAACTGCTTTGGGATAACTGA
- the LOC116247049 gene encoding pentatricopeptide repeat-containing protein At3g22690, whose product MAVAITFPTALPHWRPDNHEAHLEKYQNSAILHLKNCRNFQECVQVHGFMVKAGLCRDLHSVGKLIAACAQAATPESVDYARKVFEESEEVNLFMYNSIIRGYSHVGNGEALLLYCRMLLEGISPDHFTFPFLLNACAKVQAAKEGLQVQASLTKLGLESDAFIQNSLMHFYAVCGDMQLARKVFVGITERNVVSWTVLVCGFVRNGSPQQALAVFEEMRESGVRANEVTMANVVSACAEMKNLEMGMKVHDYIRESGIEINVVLSNAIVDMYAKCGDMVGARTMFNEMPEKNIVLWNTMLSNYSQRGEAYEAIAVFQKMVKSGTRLDRVTVVAMFTVCAQMGNLELGKTIHGYVFRNGLDGWDFVGNAAIDMYMKCGAVREAIRMFNKMHERSVASWNTIIAGCVRNGNLDSGWKLFDQMPQRDLVSWNTMIAAFTQASFFKEALMLFREMQLAGTMADRITMVSVASACGYLGALDLAMWVHAFIDKNNIDLDVCLGTALIDMYARCGNAKNAIDVFNRMTRIDVLSWTAAIGALAMQGLSEEALDLFSEMKKQGVQPDSVTFVEVLTACSHGGLVQEGLQYFHSMVHDYGISPQLVHYGCMVDLLGRAGLLEEALELIRGMPMEPNDVIWGALLAACRVHNNVELAEHAARRILNSAPERVGIYILLSNVYASAGMWAKVAEVRLQLKEKGVKKMPGSSVIQMNGRIHEFTAGDMTHLQAGEIEAMLGEMGRNLRHAGYTPDLSNVLLDLDGEDKEQILGHHSEKLAMAFGLISTRHGAAIRIVKNLRMCGDCHTFAKFVSELYDREIVVRDNRRFHIFRHGFCSCKDYW is encoded by the coding sequence ATGGCTGTGGCTATCACCTTCCCGACAGCCCTTCCACACTGGAGACCGGACAATCATGAAGCCCATttggaaaaatatcaaaattcagCAATTCTACACTTGAAAAACTGCCGCAACTTCCAAGAATGCGTGCAGGTTCATGGATTCATGGTGAAAGCTGGCCTCTGCCGAGACCTTCATAGTGTCGGCAAACTCATTGCTGCCTGCGCGCAGGCTGCGACGCCGGAGAGCGTCGATTATGCGAGGAAAGTGTTCGAAGAATCGGAAGAAGTCAACCTTTTCATGTATAATTCAATTATCAGAGGGTACTCTCATGTGGGCAACGGAGAAGCACTCTTGCTATACTGCCGAATGCTTCTTGAAGGGATCTCACCGGATCATTTTACTTTTCCCTTCTTGCTCAATGCTTGCGCGAAGGTTCAGGCGGCGAAAGAAGGGCTGCAAGTTCAAGCTTCTTTGACCAAGTTGGGATTGGAGTCGGATGCCTTCATACAGAACTCGTTGATGCATTTTTATGCAGTCTGTGGGGACATGCAGCTTGCGAGAAAAGTGTTTGTTGGAATAACTGAGAGAAATGTGGTCTCGTGGACTGTATTGGTTTGTGGGTTTGTCCGGAATGGCTCGCCGCAACAGGCTTTAGCCGTGTTTGAAGAAATGAGAGAGTCAGGTGTCAGAGCTAATGAGGTGACGATGGCTAATGTTGTTTCTGCATGTGCTGAGATGAAGAATCTGGAAATGGGGATGAAGGTCCATGATTACATAAGGGAATCTGGAATCGAGATCAATGTAGTTTTGAGCAATGCGATCGTTGATATGTATGCGAAATGCGGTGATATGGTCGGGGCAAGAACAATGTTTAATGAAATGCCTGAGAAAAATATAGTGCTCTGGAATACAATGCTGTCGAATTACTCGCAACGTGGAGAGGCCTATGAGGCAATAGCCGTGTTCCAGAAGATGGTGAAGAGTGGCACTCGTCTGGACCGAGTTACCGTTGTTGCCATGTTCACCGTCTGTGCACAGATGGGTAATTTGGAGTTAGGGAAGACGATTCACGGTTATGTGTTCAGAAATGGGCTGGATGGATGGGATTTCGTGGGTAATGCAGCCATTGATATGTACATGAAATGTGGTGCAGTTAGGGAAGCGATAAGAATGTTCAATAAGATGCACGAAAGAAGTGTTGCTTCATGGAACACGATAATAGCTGGCTGTGTCCGAAATGGCAATCTTGATTCTGGCTGGAAATTGTTCGATCAGATGCCTCAAAGAGACCTCGTGTCATGGAACACCATGATTGCTGCCTTTACTCAAGCTAGTTTCTTCAAGGAAGCATTGATGTTGTTTCGAGAGATGCAGCTGGCCGGAACTATGGCTGATCGGATCACAATGGTCAGTGTTGCATCCGCATGTGGTTATCTGggtgcacttgatctggcaatgTGGGTGCACGCCTTCATTGACAAGAACAATATAGACTTGGATGTTTGTCTGGGCACTGCATTGATAGACATGTATGCTAGGTGTGGGAATGCTAAAAATGCAATTGATGTCTTCAATAGAATGACACGGATAGATGTTTTATCTTGGACGGCAGCAATAGGAGCATTGGCCATGCAGGGCCTCAGCGAGGAGGCCTTGGATCTCTTCTCAGAGATGAAGAAACAAGGCGTACAGCCTGATAGTGTGACCTTTGTTGAAGTGCTCACTGCTTGTAGCCATGGTGGATTGGTCCAGGAAGGGCTCCAATACTTTCACTCCATGGTACATGATTATGGGATCTCCCCGCAGTTAGTCCATTACGGATGCATGGTAGATTTGCTCGGTCGGGCTGGTTTACTTGAAGAAGCATTGGAACTAATTAGAGGCATGCCTATGGAACCAAATGATGTGATTTGGGGTGCTCTGCTAGCTGCTTGCCGGGTTCACAACAATGTTGAATTGGCTGAGCATGCAGCCCGACGAATCCTAAATTCTGCCCCAGAAAGAGTAGGAATCTATATACTTCTGTCAAACGTATATGCTTCAGCAGGCATGTGGGCTAAGGTTGCGGAGGTGAGGCTGCAACTGAAAGAGAAAGGGGTAAAGAAGATGCCTGGATCAAGCGTGATTCAGATGAATGGTAGGATTCATGAGTTCACGGCCGGCGATATGACTCACCTGCAAGCAGGTGAGATAGAGGCAATGCTTGGTGAGATGGGGCGCAACCTAAGGCATGCTGGTTACACCCCCGATTTGTCCAATGTGTTGCTTGATCTAGATGGGGAGGACAAAGAGCAAATCCTTGGACACCATAGTGAGAAATTGGCCATGGCTTTTGGGCTAATCAGCACAAGGCATGGTGCAGCCATACGGATTGTGAAGAATCTTAGAATGTGTGGGGACTGCCATACATTTGCTAAATTTGTATCAGAACTTTATGATCGGGAAATTGTCGTACGTGACAATCgaagatttcatattttcagGCATGGATTTTGCTCATGCAAGGATTATTGGTAG
- the LOC116247856 gene encoding serine/threonine-protein kinase STY13-like, with translation MDTDSKVGRVIEVTNGERNGKGFGEGGGMMGLLSKDAGSRSLGSRETFFRADQIDLKSLDYQLEKHMSRVWSKDKEAQRPRAEWEIDLSKLDVKSVIAHGTYGTVYRGVYDGQDVAVKLLDWGEDGLSNEAETAALRASFKQEVAVWHKLDHPNVTKFVGASMGTSELKIPARSCSNNFHETIPARACCVVVEYLPAGTLKQYLIKNRRRKLAFKVVIQIALDLSRGLSYLHSRKIVHRDVKTENMLLDSSRTLKIADFGVARVEAQNPKDMTGETGTLGYMAPEVLNGQPYNRKCDVYSFGICLWEIYCCEMPYPDLSFAEVSSAVVRQNLRPEVPRCCPSSLATIMKKCWDANPDKRPDMDEVVRMLEAIDTSKGGGMIPEGEARGCLCFGPRRGP, from the exons ATGGATACCGACTCGAAGGTTGGGAGAGTGATTGAGGTCACGAATGGTGAGAGGAATGGAAAAGGTTTTGGCGAAGGTGGTGGAATGATGGGTCTTTTGTCCAAAGATGCGGGCTCGAGAAGTTTAGGAAGTAGGGAAACGTTCTTCAGGGCTGATCAGATTGATCTGAAGAGTTTGGATTATCAATTGGAGAAGCATATGAGCAGGGTTTGGTCTAAGGATAAGGAAGCACAGAGACCCCGGGCGGAGTGGGAGATTGATTTGTCGAAATTGGACGTAAAAAGTGTTATTGCACATGGCACTTATGGAACAGTTTATCGGGGTGTTTATGATGGACAAGACGTGGCAG TGAAGCTGTTGGACTGGGGAGAAGATGGTCTTTCCAATGAGGCTGAAACTGCTGCTCTTCGAGCATCATTTAAGCAGGAAGTTGCTGTCTGGCATAAGCTTGACCACCCAAATGTAACGAAG TTTGTTGGGGCATCAATGGGCACTTCGGAACTGAAGATTCCTGCAAGAAGCTGTTcaaataattttcatgaaacaattcCAGCAAGAGCATGCTGTGTGGTTGTGGAATATCTGCCTGCTGGAACTTTGAAACAGTATCTTATAAAAAATAGACGCAGAAAACTTGCATTTAAGGTCGTAATCCAGATTGCGTTGGATCTTTCAAGAGG GCTTAGTTATCTCCATTCTAGGAAGATTGTACACCGTGATGTTAAGACTGAAAATATGTTGCTTGATTCATCAAGAACTCTTAAAATCGCTGACTTTGGTGTTGCTCGTGTTGAAGCACAAAACCCCAAAGATATGACCGGTGAAACTGGTACTCTTGGTTACATGGCTCCTGAG GTCCTAAATGGCCAACCCTACAACAGAAAATGTGACGTGTACAGCTTTGGTATCTGCTTATGGGAGATTTACTGTTGTGAAATGCCTTACCCTGATCTAAGCTTCGCAGAAGTTTCTTCTGCTGTTGTGCGCCAG AATTTGAGACCAGAGGTCCCACGGTGCTGCCCAAGCTCGTTGGCCACTATAATGAAAAAATGCTGGGATGCAAACCCTGACAAACGGCCTGATATGGATGAGGTTGTGAGGATGCTCGAAGCGATTGACACAAGCAAAGGTGGGGGCATGATACCCGAAGGTGAGGCACGTGGTTGCCTCTGTTTCGGGCCACGACGTGGTCCATGA